In Gadus chalcogrammus isolate NIFS_2021 chromosome 13, NIFS_Gcha_1.0, whole genome shotgun sequence, a single genomic region encodes these proteins:
- the tmf1 gene encoding TATA element modulatory factor — translation MSWFNASHLSTFAKQALTTAQKSIDRVLDIQEEGQWGDTVVMPYDDLPGKTPLGGGWGTSQWESALEEEEEEEPPLSSEAITTPVTRTVVDETDNFFSTFLPAQDVTNTQIVSSAPQTKRREQEKAKKSKEPVILNEVESFESEFSHLALDDLDVSGSLPDEPEPLSGAPEEHSSMLQPAILVASQEDPPFDSFIGRRTSNDGMVENKVALESVDNQTEEMLIHLGPLAEDPDVTDSPEASDEPESISPSDSSPSTPPKPIQLETKDGKVEDRQTDTPSPPVSAFSSGTSTTSDIEVLDHESVLSESSASSRQETAEVKAGLHLMQGSFQLLSASACGELLRNEDYAKLTESCGSSSDAFERIDSFSMQSLDSRSVSEVNSDDDIPGSRTLASVTAGSEPIAPTASVVFQSQDEAPREEQVGEVGKEEEEEKEALQQEEEEEEEEEEEEGLTETMRDQSLDEMEESGRSATPVNCEQPEDLTEEDDQTGLMMSSTTSELEENPTQPITKEMRSVSTCQILELQKVIDELSSRLEKRESQLLTVSTDKVRLEEKCDNLRDEVVALKEETSTVQSLKEEFTQRIADTERKAQVACKERDIAKKEIKSMREVLTTRLNAEAMEIIKEKEEQIRGLLEEGEKLSKQQLQHCNIIKKLRVKEKDSEGRVSKQSKRLRELEEELRQLQQVLDGKEEVEKQHRENIKKLNSVVERQEKEATRLQMDSEELQEKNRSLQAALDSSYKELAELHKAKASRDSEAQEVALSRETQAKEQLSVTLDKAQEEARLQQEALGNQVADLRVALQRAEQQQARKEDYLREEISQLQQRLQEAESRNQELSQGMTSATRPLLRQIENLQASLGGQTASWEKLEKNISDRLSDAQAQLAVAVEKERAATEEGMAVRSQLASLESQNSLLRKEKGRYVVELGTEKNQRERLEEDSSREHVELENLRGEHSRLLDEAKKEKLLLTNQLEMEKMKVEQEKKKCYLAQEALKEKERKAMAHSVGEPPASSTPSLSRSSSISGTDTAGLYASTFSQDDSMDHSLGVMPMSMSLSGTNLYEAARLSGGSSIMENLQSQLKLREGEIAQLQLEISSLERSRSVMAEEVVRLTNQNDDMDLLVKDIPRLQVQLKDLEQRHNTILQMYGEKAEEAQELRMDLDDVKNMYKTQIDELLKNQK, via the exons ATGAGCTGGTTCAACGCGTCCCACTTGTCTACCTTCGCCAAACAAGCGTTGACAACAGCCCAGAAGTCCATCGATAGAGTGCTGGATATTCAAGAAGAAGGCCAatggggtgacactgtcgtcaTGCCCTATGATG ATTTACCTGGAAAGACACCGTTGGGTGGAGGATGGGGGACCAGTCAGTGGGAGTCCGCCctagaagaagaggaggaggaagagccccCTCTATCATCTGAGGCCATCACTACACCTGTTACCCGCACCGTTGTAGATGAGACGGATAACTTCTTCAGTACCTTTCTGCCTGCACAGGATGTTACTAACACCCAGATCGTGTCTTCAGCCCCTCAGACCAAAAGACGAGAGCAGGAGAAGGCTAAGAAGAGTAAAGAACCTGTGATCCTAAATGAAGTGGAGTCCTTTGAGTCCGAATTTTCTCATTTGGCCCTTGACGATCTGGATGTTTCTGGAAGCCTACCTGATGAGCCTGAGCCGTTATCTGGGGCACCTGAAGAACACTCCAGTATGCTTCAACCAGCTATTCTTGTGGCGTCTCAGGAGGATCCTCCCTTTGATTCTTTCATAGGGAGGCGTACATCCAACGACGGTATGGTCGAAAATAAAGTTGCTTTAGAGTCTGTGGATAATCAAACAGAAGAGATGCTGATCCACTTGGGACCCCTCGCCGAAGACCCTGACGTCACCGACTCGCCTGAGGCTTCAGATGAACCCGAGAGCATATCCCCTTCGGACTCGTCACCAAGCACGCCCCCCAAGCCGATACAACTGGAAACTAAAGACGGCAAGGTGGAAGACCGCCAGACcgacaccccctcccctccggtcAGCGCTTTCTCCTCGGGCACCTCGACCACAAGTGACATTGAGGTGCTTGACCACGAGAGTGTGTTGAGTGAGAGCTCAGCCAGCTCCAGACAGGAGACAGCAGAGGTGAAGGCCGGCCTTCACTTGATGCAGGGCTCTTTCCAGCTGCTCTCGGCCTCGGCGTGTGGAGAGCTCCTCCGCAACGAGGATTACGCCAAGCTCACTGAAAGCTGCGGCTCGTCCTCGGACGCTTTTGAGCGCATCGACTCGTTCAGCATGCAGTCGCTGGACAGCCGCAGCGTCAGCGAGGTCAACTCTGACGACGACATTCCAGGAAGTCGAACGCTGGCTTCTGTCACCGCCGGCTCGGAGCCTATTGCCCCTACAGCATCTGTGGTTTTTCAGAGTCAGGATGAGGCTCCCAGAGAAGagcaggtgggggaggtggggaaggaagaagaagaggaaaaggaggcgctgcagcaggaggaggaggaggaggaggaggaagaagaagaagaagggctcACTGAGACGATGAGGGACCAGTCTTTGGATGAGATGGAGGAAAGTGGGCGGAGTGCAACACCAGTTAATTGTGAACAGCCTGAAGATTTGACGGAAGAAGATGACCAAACTGGTCTCATGATGTCAAGTACCACCTCAGAGCTGGAGGAAAACCCCACTCAGCCAATCACGAAGGAGATGAGAAGCGTCTCTACCTGTCAGATTCTGGAGTTGCAAAAG GTGATTGATGAGCTCTCCAGTCGTCTGGAGAAGAGGGAGTCCCAGCTGCTGACAGTGAGCACGGACAAGGTCCGCCTGGAGGAGAAGTGTGACAACCTCAGAGA TGAAGTGGTTGCCCTGAAGGAGGAGACCTCCACAGTCCAGTCTCTGAAGGAGGAGTTCACCCAGCGCATAGCAGACACTGAGAGGAAGGCCCAGGTAGCCTGCAAAGAGAGGGACATCGCCAAAAAG GAGATCAAGAGCATGCGGGAGGTGTTGACCACCAGACTGAACGCGGAGGCGATGGAGATCatcaaagagaaggaggagcagataCGAGGCCTGCTTGAGGAAG GTGAGAAGTTGTccaagcagcagctgcagcactgCAACATCATCAAGAAGCTGCGTGTGAAGGAGAAGGACAGCGAAGGCAGGGTCTCCAAGCAGAGCAAGAGGCTCAGAgaactggaggaggagctccgaCAGCTCCAGCAG GTTCTGgatgggaaggaggaggtggagaagcagcaCAGGGAGAACATCAAGAAGCTGAACAGCGTGGTGGAGCGCCAGGAGAAGGAGGCCACTCGCCTGCAGATGGACTCTGAGGAGTTGCAGGAGAAGAACCGCAGCCTTCAGGCCGCCTTGGACAGCTCTTACAA GGAGCTAGCGGAGCTCCATAAGGCCAAGGCCAGCAGAGACAGTGAAGCCCAGGAGGTGGCTCTGAGCAGGGAGACCCAGGCCAAGGAGCAGCTGAGTGTCACCCTGGATAAGGCCCAGGAGGAGGCGCGGTTACAACAGGAGGCCCTGGGCAATCAG GTGGCCGACCTGAGGGTGGCCTTGCAGCGGgcggagcagcagcaggcgaGGAAGGAGGACTACCTGAGGGAAGAGATCAGCCAGCTGCAGCAG AGGCTTCAGGAAGCCGAGAGCAGGAACCAGGAGCTGAGTCAGGGCATGACCTCAGCCACGCGGCCCCTGCTCAGACAGATCGAGAACCTGCAGGCGTCGCTGGGGGGCCAGACGGCCTCATGGGAGAAGCTCGAGAAGAACATCTCGGACCGACTCT CGGACGCCCAGGCGCAGTTGGCTGTTGCCGTGGAGAAGGAGCGCGCCGCCACAGAGGAGGGGATGGCCGTACGCTCCCAGCTGGCCTCCCTGGAGTCCCAGAACTCTCTGCTCCGCAAGGAAAAGGGGCGCTACGTGGTGGAGCTGGGCACGGAAAAGAACCagagggagaggctggaggaggacagCAGCAG aGAGCATGTTGAGCTGGAAAACCTGCGTGGAGAGCACAGCCGCTTGCTAGATGAGGCCAAGAAAGAAAAG CTGCTTCTGACCAATCagctggagatggagaagaTGAAGGTGGAGCAAGAAAAGAAGAAATGCTACCTTGCACAGGAGGCCCTCAAGGAGAAG GAGAGAAAGGCCATGGCCCACTCTGTAGGGGagcccccagcctcctccaccccctccctgtcccGCTCCAGCTCCATCAGTGGGACCGACACTGCCGGTCTGTACGCCTCAACCTTTTCCCAG GATGACTCTATGGACCACTCGCTGGGAGTCATGCCCATGTCCATGTCCCTCAGTGGGACCAACCTGTACGAGGCGGCCAGGCTCTCTGGAGGCTCCAGCATCATGGAGAACCTGCAGTCGCAGCTCAaactgagagaaggagagattgCGCAGCTACAG TTGGAGATCTCCAGCCTGGAGAGGAGTCGCTCCGTCATGGCGGAGGAGGTGGTCCGCCTCACCAACCAGAACGATGACATGGACCTCCTGGTGAAGGACATCCCCAGGCTCCAGGTCCAGCTCAAG GATCTGGAGCAGAGACACAACACCATCCTCCAGATGTACGGGGAGAAGGCCGAGGAGGCTcaggagctgaggatggaccTGGACGACGTAAAGAACATGTACAAAACCCAGATCGACGAGCTGCTGAAGAACCAGAAATAG